From the genome of Haloterrigena sp. KLK7, one region includes:
- the mfnA gene encoding tyrosine decarboxylase MfnA, whose protein sequence is MQSEPQAFDRVLSSMCTEPHPVARDAAERFLATNPGDPGTYPSVSALEAEAIAMLGTIAGLEDPSGYIASGGTEANIQAVRIARDRAESSSPNAVMPESAHFSFQKAADILGVELRIVPTDDAHRADLEAVRASVDEDTALVIGVAGTTEYGRVDPIPELGEIARSVDAMLHVDAAWGGFVLPFTDYEWNFEHAPVDTMAIDPHKMGQAAVPAGGLLARSDELLDELAVDTPYLESTSQATLTGTRSGAGVASAVAAMEELWPEGYKRQYVRSQNNAEWLADALEKRGYEVVDPTLPLVAADVPRSTFDALRAKGWRISRTATGELRIVCMPHVTREMLASFIGELDRLEVRASVPVASDD, encoded by the coding sequence ATGCAATCCGAGCCGCAAGCGTTCGACCGGGTGCTGTCGTCGATGTGTACGGAGCCCCACCCGGTAGCGCGCGACGCGGCCGAACGGTTCCTCGCGACCAACCCCGGCGATCCGGGGACGTATCCGTCGGTCTCGGCCCTCGAGGCGGAGGCGATCGCGATGCTGGGAACGATCGCCGGCCTCGAGGACCCGTCCGGCTACATCGCCAGCGGCGGGACGGAAGCGAACATTCAGGCCGTCCGCATCGCCCGCGACCGCGCCGAGAGCTCGAGTCCCAACGCGGTCATGCCCGAGTCGGCCCACTTCAGCTTCCAGAAGGCCGCGGACATCCTCGGCGTCGAGTTGCGAATCGTTCCGACCGACGACGCGCATCGGGCCGACCTCGAGGCCGTCCGCGCCTCGGTCGACGAGGACACCGCGCTGGTGATCGGCGTCGCGGGGACGACCGAGTACGGCCGCGTCGATCCGATTCCGGAACTCGGCGAGATCGCCCGCTCGGTCGACGCCATGCTCCACGTCGACGCCGCGTGGGGCGGCTTCGTCCTCCCCTTCACGGACTACGAGTGGAACTTCGAGCACGCGCCGGTCGACACGATGGCGATCGATCCCCACAAGATGGGCCAGGCCGCGGTCCCCGCGGGGGGGTTGCTGGCCCGCTCCGACGAGCTGCTCGACGAACTCGCCGTCGACACGCCCTACCTCGAGTCGACCTCGCAGGCGACGCTGACCGGAACTCGCTCCGGTGCGGGCGTCGCGAGCGCCGTCGCCGCGATGGAGGAGCTGTGGCCCGAGGGCTACAAGCGCCAGTACGTCCGCTCGCAGAACAACGCCGAGTGGCTCGCCGACGCCTTAGAGAAGCGGGGATACGAGGTCGTCGACCCGACGCTGCCGCTGGTCGCGGCCGACGTCCCGCGATCGACGTTCGACGCCTTACGCGCGAAGGGCTGGCGGATCTCCCGGACCGCGACCGGCGAACTGCGGATCGTCTGCATGCCCCACGTCACCCGCGAGATGCTGGCCTCCTTTATCGGCGAGCTGGACCGCCTCGAGGTGCGCGCGAGCGTGCCCGTCGCGAGCGACGACTGA